The DNA sequence AACGATCTGAGTGAAGCGTTCTGGCGGTTCCTGCCGCCGGCCGAGCGGTCTCGCTGGGCGTCCCGGGTGGAAGGGGCGTTGACCAGCCGCATCCGCTCCGGAGACCCCGCCACGCTGCGAGCGACCGCGCTGCGTACCTTCGTGACGGTGGCGACCACCACCGAAGGCGTCGAGTTCCTGCGGGGGCTGTGGAGTGGGGCGCGCGAGGTGCCGGGAGTACCGGTGTCGGAGAACGATCGGACGCGTATTGCCCTTCAGCTGGCGGTGCGCGAGGTGGAGGGGTGGCCGGCGCTGCTGGACGCCGAGGCCGGCCGCATCACCAATCCGGATCGCCAGCAGCGTTTTGCGTTCGTGCGAGACGCGCTCAGTGACGACCCCGAGGCGCGCGACAGCTTCTTCAGTTCGTTGGCTCAACCGTCGCGCCGTGAACATGAGCCCTGGGTCTTGGAGGCCCTCGGCTATCTGAACCACCCCCTGCGCCAGGAGAACGCCTTGGGCTATATCACCCCGGCGCTCGATCTCCTCGAAGAGGTGCAGCGCACCGGGGACATCTTCTTTCCCGGGGGTTGGGTGAACGCCGTCCTGGACGGGCACAACACACAGGAGGCCGCCGAGGCCGTGCAACGCTTCCTCGCTGCCCATCCAGCCTATCCGCCACGGCTGCGGAACAAGATCCTGCAAGCGCTCGACCCGTTGGAGCGGGCGGTACGCCTGTCTCGAACCTCCGCCTCGGTGCCCGTGGCGGACGGCGCCTGATGCGGCGAGGGCGGAGGATCTCCGGAGCGGCCTGCAAGACGGGTCTCGTGTGCCTTGTGCTGGCGGGCTGCGCGTCGGGGTTGAACGATCGAAGCACGGACGGCCTGCTCGAACGCGAGGACCTGCAACGCGTGGTGGATCGCGCGCTGGAGCGCGACGTACCCGCATTGATCGAGGCCCTGTCCGCCGCGGACGCGGCCGTTCGACGCCGTGCGGCGCTGGGACTGGCGGGCGCGCGGGACCCGTCGTCCCGGGGGGCGCTGCTGCGGGGGCTCTCCGATCCTGACCGGGATGTGCGGGAAGCGGTGGCCTTCGCACTCGGACAGCTGCACGACCCCGCGCTGGCCCCGGACCTGTTGGGCGCCTTGGCCGGGGAGTCGCAGGAGCCTGTGGCCCGACGGCTCCTGGACGCGCTCGGTCAGTCCGGTGGGCGCGGTGCCCTGGACGGGCTGCTGGCCCTCGCGCCGGAGCGCTCCCGTCTAGCGGCGTACCAGCTGGCCCTCGGACGCCTGGCGGTGCAGGGGATGGCGACGCCCGAGTCGTTCCAACGCCTGCTCGCCGGACTCACGAACGTGGATCCCTCGGTGCGGGAAAGCTCCGCCTGGGCCTTCGGGCGGCTCGTCTCCGCCGCGCCCTGGAGGGCGTGGGTCGCCGACGTACGGAACGCGCTGGACGGGTACGGCCCCGACGACCCTGCTGCCGGACCCCTGCTGACGGGACTGTCGCGGGTGAGCGACCCGAGCGACACGCCGCGGATGCTGTTCTGGCTGCAACAGGCCTCGGACTGGCGCTTGCGCTACCTGACCGCCGTGGGGCTGACGCCGCGCGTGGACGATCCGCGCGTGCGGGAGGCTCTCTTCGTGGCCATCGACGATGAGTCGCCTCACGTCGGTGAAGCCGCCGCCACTGCCGTGTCCACGTTGGCCGCCCCGAGCGACGAGGACCTGGCCCGTATGGAGGCCGCGCTGACGGCGCACGCCGGCGACCTCCACCGTGCCTTCCCTCTGTTGGCTGCTTTCTCCACCCGAGATCGGTCGCAGAGGGTACGGAGCTGGCTCGCCGAATACGGAGACGACGGTCCCGAGCAGCGTTCGACCGGCCTGGCGGCGCTGGCCCTCGATCCAGGAGAGGTCGGGTTCGCTGCCGTTCTGGAGGCCCTCGACGCCGGAGGCGCCATGGCCGATCGGGCCTTCGATGCCCTGGGCAACCGCTGGTCCGTGGACCGACGGGACCCGGCCCGCTTGGAGCGTCTGCGCCCCCGACTCATCGACGCTCTGGACAGCGGACGGCGGATGGCCGTAGTGGGGGCGGCCACCCTGCTGGCAGACTCCGCGCTCCACGGGGGCGATGCGGACGAGGCCCTCGCGCGCGTGGCCCGTGGCCTCGACCCCGTGGATCGGGCCATCGAGTTGTCCGCGGTCCTGGAGGCTCTCGAGGCCAGGGGAGTGCCGGCCCCCTCGGGCCTCGCTCCCCAGCTGCCGGCCCGCCGCGCCCTCGACTGGGCCGCGGCCCGGCGTTGGGGTCGGCAGCCTCGGCTCCGTTTGGAGACCGAGCGGGGGGAGATCATCCTGCGGCTCGACATGGAAGCTGCACCCCTCACGGTGGAGTCCATGGCCACGTTGGCCGCGCAAGGGGCGCTCGACGGCACTCCCTTCCACCGGGTCGTTCCGGTGTTCGTGGCCCAGGGCGGTGACGTGAGCGGGGGGGACGGCCTCGGTGGCCCCGGCTACCGGATTCGCACGGAGCCGGGGCTCCGTCCGTTCCTGCGTGGCTCGGCGGGCATGGCGTCGGCCGGCCCCGACACGGAAGGCTCCCAGTTCTTCCTCATGCAGGGGAGCGCTCCCCACCTGGATGGCGCGTACACGGTGTTCGGCGAGGTCGTCGCCGGCATGGACGTCGTCGATCGGCTGCAGGTGGGCGACCGGATCCTCCAGGCCACGGTCGAGCCCGGCGCCTGAGACGGCCCGCCGCCGGCCGGCCCGCTGCGGCCAGGCCCGGCTCCCCATGGCCGGAAACCTGCGGGAGGACCCCCCCGTAGGTGAGGTATGTTCACCTGCCAAAGGTCAGGTCATGGCCTGCACCGTTGAATCGGCCCTCCTGCGATGTTTACATTGTTAACATGAGTGATAGTCAGCGGCAGAAGATCCTCAGTTGCGCCTGCGACCTCTACCTGAAAGACGGGTTGGAGGGCTTCTCCATGCGCAAGCTGGCCAAGGACGTGGGGGTCACCGCCCCCGCCCTGTACCGCCACTTCCGCAGCCGCGAAGGCGTGCTGGTCGCGATGATGGGAGAGGCCCACCGGCTCCAGGCCCAATACCTCTATCGCGCCCTGCAGGGACACACCCCCGCCGAGCGCCTGGAACGCGCCGCCCGGGAGTATCTCAGCTTCGCCAGCGAGCATCCGGAGATGTACGAGATGCTCTATGTCTCCCCCCACCACCTGGGACTCTCCGAGCTGCCGCTCGAGGTGGCCGAAGTCGCTGCCGCTACAGGGCGTTTCTGGCAGGACCGGGTGCGCGAGGCCATGGAGGCGGGCATCCTCTGCAAGGGGGATCCCGACGCGGTGGGGCTGACTCTGTGGGCGCATGCGCACGGGTTCGTGACCATCCATCTCCGGGGCATCTGTCCGGTACTCGGAGGTGAAGATCTGGTGTCACGTTTCGTCGAATCGTCCCGTCGGCTTCTCGCGGGGCTGGGAGGTCCGAGTTGGAGGGCCCACGCTGACGCGGAGGCCGAGGCCCCGGTGGTGGGAGAGCGAAACGGAAAAGGCGCGCGACGGGCGAGCTGACGGTTCGAACACGTCGTGAACAACGTAAACCCAAGTGAAACCGCGGGGTGTCCGTCGACGTACGGACCCGCGCACGGAGGTGAGGTCGGGTGGTGGTGGAGGAGCAGGACCTGCCCGCACGGCAGGACGGATCTGTAGCAACCCTTGAACACCAACACGTGGAGAACCCACGGATGGACATAGAGTCGCGGCTGGGGGGAGTGCCCTCCGCCGGAAAGGCCGCCCCGCACGCCACCCTGCGCGAGCGGGCGCTCGTGCTGCTGGTGCTGAGCGCGACGGCGGCGGCCGCCCTGTTCCTCGGAGTGCGGGATCTGCTCGGGCAGAGTGCTCCGGGCGCGGAGCCCCTCTCGATCCGGCAGGTTGTCGACCTGGCGCTCGAGCGCAGCCGCGAGTTGGAGGTGGCGGATCTCGGATACCGGGTGGCCGACGAGCAGGTCGCGGAAGCGTGGTCGAACGTGTATCCGCAGATCAGCGCCAGCGCAGACTACACGCGCAACCTGCAACCCGCGGTGTCGTTCCTGCCGGCGCAGATCTTCGATCCGACCGCGGGCGCGGACGACTACATCAAGGTCCAGTTCGGCGCGGACAACTCCTGGGCCGCCTCACTCACGGTGGATCAGCCGCTCTTCCGGGCCGGTGTCTTCGTGGGTGTGGGGGCAGCCGCCCGCTATCGCTCGCTGCAGAGCGAAGTGGTCCGAGGTCAGCGGCAGTCGGTGGTCACCCGAATCCGGACGTCCTACTACAACCTGCTGCTCTCGCAGGAGCAGCGGCGGCTCACGGCGGAGTCCGTACGTCGGGTGCGTCAGTCCCTGGACGAGACCCGGGCGCTGAACCGCGCCGGGTTGGCCTCGGA is a window from the Gemmatimonadota bacterium genome containing:
- a CDS encoding peptidylprolyl isomerase translates to MRRGRRISGAACKTGLVCLVLAGCASGLNDRSTDGLLEREDLQRVVDRALERDVPALIEALSAADAAVRRRAALGLAGARDPSSRGALLRGLSDPDRDVREAVAFALGQLHDPALAPDLLGALAGESQEPVARRLLDALGQSGGRGALDGLLALAPERSRLAAYQLALGRLAVQGMATPESFQRLLAGLTNVDPSVRESSAWAFGRLVSAAPWRAWVADVRNALDGYGPDDPAAGPLLTGLSRVSDPSDTPRMLFWLQQASDWRLRYLTAVGLTPRVDDPRVREALFVAIDDESPHVGEAAATAVSTLAAPSDEDLARMEAALTAHAGDLHRAFPLLAAFSTRDRSQRVRSWLAEYGDDGPEQRSTGLAALALDPGEVGFAAVLEALDAGGAMADRAFDALGNRWSVDRRDPARLERLRPRLIDALDSGRRMAVVGAATLLADSALHGGDADEALARVARGLDPVDRAIELSAVLEALEARGVPAPSGLAPQLPARRALDWAAARRWGRQPRLRLETERGEIILRLDMEAAPLTVESMATLAAQGALDGTPFHRVVPVFVAQGGDVSGGDGLGGPGYRIRTEPGLRPFLRGSAGMASAGPDTEGSQFFLMQGSAPHLDGAYTVFGEVVAGMDVVDRLQVGDRILQATVEPGA
- a CDS encoding TetR/AcrR family transcriptional regulator is translated as MSDSQRQKILSCACDLYLKDGLEGFSMRKLAKDVGVTAPALYRHFRSREGVLVAMMGEAHRLQAQYLYRALQGHTPAERLERAAREYLSFASEHPEMYEMLYVSPHHLGLSELPLEVAEVAAATGRFWQDRVREAMEAGILCKGDPDAVGLTLWAHAHGFVTIHLRGICPVLGGEDLVSRFVESSRRLLAGLGGPSWRAHADAEAEAPVVGERNGKGARRAS